A genome region from Triticum aestivum cultivar Chinese Spring chromosome 2B, IWGSC CS RefSeq v2.1, whole genome shotgun sequence includes the following:
- the LOC123040983 gene encoding uncharacterized protein: protein MPIRSAPCAWTVEEFKKWVDVSGDGRISKAELRQAIRRRGCWFATVRAGRAVRRADRDHNGYVDDAELENLVAFAREHLGMNISPR, encoded by the coding sequence ATGCCGATAAGGAGCGCCCCGTGTGCGTGGACGGTGGAAGAATTCAAGAAGTGGGTCGACGTGAGCGGCGACGGCCGGATCAGCAAGGCCGAGCTCCGCCAGGCCATCCGCCGCCGGGGCTGCTGGTTCGCCACCGTTAGGGCCGGCCGCGCCGTCCGCCGCGCCGACAGGGACCACAACGGCTACGTCGACGACGCGGAGCTCGAGAACCTCGTCGCTTTCGCGCGGGAACACCTCGGCATGAACATCTCTCCCCGTTAG